In the genome of Theropithecus gelada isolate Dixy chromosome 19, Tgel_1.0, whole genome shotgun sequence, the window acagggtctcactatgttgcccaggctggtttgaacaggaggtggaggttgtagtgagctataattgcgccccagcctgggcaacagagtgagcccccATCTCTATGCTCTGACTTGCCTCACAGCAAGAGAGTAGCCAAGCGGGGGGTCAGGATCCTCATCAGCCTCACACTCTAGCCTCTCTCTCAGTCCAGAGACTCAGGTGCCAGCTGGCTTGCCCGAGACCCCTGCCCAATCTACagactgggaaactgaggctggcgCTCACCTcagcagggcaggcaggaggCGCCGGCAGCCTCTGACCCTCCTCCAGCAGCTCCAGGAGGCGGCAGAGGGCGGGGACATCCCGCTCACATCCCATCATCCGCAGAAACTCCTAGAGTCAAGGAGGAGCGCatgtggtgggggaggggcctCCGTGGGTGGTGGAGGAGGGGCCACCggtgggtggaggggaggggccaCCGTGGTGTGGGGAGGGGCCACCTGTGATGGAACGGAGAGGGGCTGCCTGCACCGTGAAGGGGTCAGAAAAGTGAGGTAGGGTCCTCCCCACTGAGGCCTATGATGCTGGGACCAGGTGACCCCATGCTAAAGAGGGACGCAGGCGCAGACAGGTTGGAGATTGGCCACGAGGGGCGTGGAGGGAGAAGAAGGCTGGGGGCCCACGGGAGCCGACTCACGGCCGAGGGGCTGCAGCTTTTGTCGCAGTAGGTGAAGAGCTCGTACAGGACGACCCCGAAGCTCCAGACGTCTGACTGGCGAGAGAAGATGTTGTCCGAGAGGGATTCGGGGGCATacctggggaggggacagggaggtCTTGAGATGCGAGGGTGGAGAAAAGACAGGAAGAGGGGGGCAGCCTTGGAATGGGGAACTGGTCAGGGTAGGTGGGGACTGTGACCAGGTCAGTCCCGTCTCCAGGATCTGGGTTTCCCTGGCTGTGGGACCGGTGGATTCTCCAGCCCCGGGAGGTATCTGGGAAGAGCcaaggggagggggcggggccagcGTAGAGGGGCGGAGATGGGGCGGAGCCAGAGCCGAGGGAGGGGGAGGGACCAGAAGGGGGAAGGGCGGAACTAAGAGGGGGCCAGTACTGAGGGGCGGAGCCAAGGTGTTGGAGGGGTGGGGCTCTGATGCTTGGGCGGGGCGAGAGCTGAGAGAAGGGCGGGGCTAAGGCTGGGGGCAGCTGACAGCAGGGCAGCAGGAGACGGAGGAGCTCATGCTGTTGATGGGGCGGGGCTCTGGGGAGTGGGAGGGGACAAAGCTGGAGTGGAGGAAGGGCGGGGCTAAGGCTGGAGAACAAAGCAGCGGCAGGGGGCGGGGCCATGGCTGGGGGAGGAGCCAGAGCCGTGGGGAGTAGGGGCGGAGCCTGGGCGCGGGTTCCCCACCAGAAAATGGGGCTCTGGCCCGGCTCGCGGACCACGTAGTAGTCTTTGTCAAGCGGCAGCAGCTTAGCTAGGCCGAAGTCAGCGATCTTGACGTGTGCCTCGCTCTCCACCAGGATGTTTCGGGCGGCCAGGTCGCGGTGCACGCAGCGGCGGGAACCCAGGTACTCCATGCCCTGTGGGCGGGCGGTGTGAGCGTGCAGAGAGGATCCCAGGATAATCCGGCAGGCACCCCAAGCCTGACCTGGATTCTAACCCTAACCCAGACCCCAACTCTAACCCTACCCTCGAGTCATCCTTCACTGAAGTTCTGATCCTGAGCCCTAAGCCAACCCCACCACCCCCGAGACTTGGACCCCAAACTTCACTCCTCAGCCTTCACCGCGACCGCCACGCAGACCCCTGCCCAGGCCGAGCCAGCTGAATCCCCACAAGTCCCGGAGCGCCCCCTCGCACCTTGCAGATCTGCGAGGAGTAGAGCAGGAGGCGGCTGGCATCGAGGCGCGCGCGGTGCCGCTGCAGGAAGTCGCGCAAGCAGCCACTGGGCAGGTACTCCATGACCAGCCGCAGGCTCTGGCGGCCTGGAGAAGGCAGGGGCTGTCACAGCAGGGCCCAGCTGTGCTCCTCCCCTCATTCTTGTGTCCCTCTCTCCCTCAGTTTTGTGTCCCTCTCGCCCTCAGTTTTGCTGACTGTAATATGGGAACCGCGACAATTACACATGGCTATCTCTTGAGTACTTTCTACAACATACATTGATGTGTTTATATATCACGGCCAGGcgtaatggctcacgcctgtaatccctcacttgaggtcaggagatcaagaccagcctggccaacatggtgaaaacccatctctactaaaaacataaaaattagctgggtgcggtggcacgctcctgtaatcccagctactcgggaggctgaggcaggagaatcacttgaacctgggaagcagaggttgcagtaagccgagattgagccactgcattccagcctgggtgacagagcaagactccgtctcaaaaaaaaccaaataaacaacaacaacaaagtaaatATCACAATGACCCATTTTTcagctggagaaactgaggctcagagaagttaaggttGCACAACTGGTAAGGggtagagtcaggattcaaacctgTAACCCATGTGAATCTGGATCAATCAATAATCACGTTCCCAGCCTACCTAAAGTGGCCTGGCAGGAAGGTAAGAATGTGCACTTTGAAAAGCACCCATACGTCTCAGTTCACTCATCCGGGACCTGGCTCACCCGGGCCGTAGCTGACACCACGATACTTGACAATGAAATCACTGTGCAGTGCTTTGAGGATCTGAATCTCCCGCTGGAAGTCCCTCTGCTGGTCTGGCCCGCTGTGCTGCAGCTGTTTCACGGCCACCAGGGCACCTGTGTTGTCGCCTAGCGGGTCATAGCGGCACAGCTCCACGCTGCCAAAGTTGCCCTGGGGGATAGCAGGACTGGTGTCCAGGCATCTGGATGCTGCTCTGCCCTCTCCAACCCATCCTGGCCCTGCCCACCTTACCTTGCCCAGCTGTGAGATGTACTTGAGGTGTCTCTCCTCGAAGATCGTGGGGTCTTGGCAGGCATAGAGCTGGGCACCATTCCACAGCCCATCACGAGGTGCCAGGGCACCAGGTGTGGGGTCTGAGAGGAGCTCATAGTCTGGGATGGGGGCATGGGCAGTGGTAAGCAGCGCCTCTCATCCTGGGCCCCACTCCTGAGTTGACTTGCGGTGCAACCTCCATCTGCATATTGACCCTCTCTGTGCATTATGGCAGGGCCATTGCAAGCCAAAGGGTACCTTGTGGAGACTGGAAAAAGGTGTCTCCCACTCCATCCCAGGCAAAGGAAGCCTCCTTGTGCAGTGCACACCCTGTGCAACTCCACATGGCTACAAAGATGGAGGATATAATGAGAACTCATTTCCCCAGTTCCACTGCTATGAAATGTGGCCACATGACTGAGCTCAGGCTGATGGACAAGATATGCTGGGTGACCCTCCAGTCCTGGCCCATGGAAACCTAGTATGGGGCCCTTCACACTCTCTCTTTTATCCACAAAGGATCCAACAGAGACCCAACACCAGAGGTGAGTGCAGCCACAAGGTGAGAGGTTCCTGTGGGCCTGGACACCCTCATCGAATAAAGACTAAATATCACactgggcatggttgtgtgtgcctgtaatcccagctacttgggagactaagccaggaggattgtttgagctggtaattcaagaccagcctagggaacacagcaagaccccatcacaaaaaaaaaaaaaaaaaatccagccaggcgtggtggctcacgcctgtaatcccaatactggaggctgaggtggatggatctttttgagactgggagtttgagactagctcaGCCACcatgtcaaaaccctgtctttactaaaaaatacaaaaatgtagccgTGTTTGGTGGCATacccctataatcctagctacttgggagtctgaggcaggagaattgcttgaaccagggaggctgcaatgagccaagatcgtaccactgcactccagcctaggtgacagaggaagatggtatctcaaaaatataaaataaaataaaataaaaatgcatacaggcatgcatcaccatgcctggctgaatgattttttttttttttttttttttttgagacggagtctcgctctgtcgcccaggctggagtgcagtggccggatctcagctcactgcaagctccgcctcccgggttcacgccattctccggcctcagcctcccgagtagctgggactacaggcgcccgccacctcgcccggctagttttttgtatgtcttaatagagacggggtttcaccgtgttagccaggatggtctcgatctcctgacctcgtgatccgcccgtctcggcctcccaaagtgctgggattacaggcttgagccaccgtgcccggccttttttttttttttgagagatggagttttgccatgttgcccaggctggtctggaacttctgggctcaagtgatacacctacctatagctggaactacaggcatgagccactgcacccagccaaacatttttttaaaagaatgaaatgggccaggtatggtggttcacgcctgtaatcccagcactttgggaggccgaggcgggaggatcacttgaggtcaggagttcgagaccagcctgaccaatatggtgaaaccccacatctgccaaaactacaaaaattagctgggcatggtggcatgcacctgtaatcccagctacttgggagtctgaggcaggagaatcacttgaaccagaggttcaaggaggcagaggttgcagtgagccgtgattgtgccactgcactccagcctgggcaacagagcaagactctgtctcaaaaataaataaatacatacatacataaaatatcatCATGTTGAAACTTGAACTGAGGGGactgtttgttacagcagccattgAAGCTCACACTGACTGTCACAGTCACCAGCCCCTCCAACCTTGCCAGACACACAAGGTGTGGCCTGCTGCAAACCACACTCCTTCCTCTGGGCCTAATATGACATCACCTTCCCACCCAACCCGGCCCAGCGGGCACCTGAAGAGATGAGGCTGTTGAGGTCACGAATGACGGCTCGGAAGGAGGGCCTCTGGACTGGCTCATAGGCCATGCACTGTTGAATTAGCAGGGCCAGCTCTGTCCACTTGGGGGCTGGCAGCTGCTGCCGGTCCTCATAAAATTGGAGTTTCTGAGGGTGAGAGGAGGAGTTGGTAATTCCCAACCCACCAGATGCACCCCAATCTCCCCAAACTGGGTATCAGTCTACACTTCTGTCAAAGTGGGGACTCGGAGACCGATGCCAGGTGAGAGACTCTGACCTTAGCAGGATCCAGGGTGCTGATGGGCATGGTGACGCCACTAAACACCTCCCAGACCGTGGCGCCGAAGCCCCACTTGTCAGCTTCCAAGCTAAGTGTCTGGGCCTTCCGAAGACACTCGGGAGCCACCCAGGGGATCCTGTCGGTGAGCACTGAGGGAATGGAAGTGGAATCAGGCATCCACTTCCTTACCCTGTtcagcccctccctcctccacctccaggaaCTTACTCTCCAGGCTTAACACAGCAGGGCTGACCCCAGGGTCACTTAGCTTGATGAAGGGCGGGCTCCCATCAGTGCCCTCCCGAGCCAGGAGCACCTTCCGGGCGGAGACATTGCCATGGGGGAGGCCTTTGTCCTCCTAAGGGGGCCAGGCATAGGGAAATGCCAGGGAGGGTTTAATGAATGAAGAGTCTGTTTGGCAAACTCCTATACATCCTTCAAAGCCCATTTGGTACTGCTCAGATGGGCGTTTCCCATCTGGAGCAGGGACATGCTCCAGCATCATCCCTGACTCTTGACATCCTGTCTTGCCCCTCTAGTTCACCTCCTACACTGACCTGGCTATGTCCCTCCCCTTCTCAAACACCACCGCATCCTGTGACTCCCCAGTGCCTTTGACACAAAGTGAAGCTCCTCAacctggcattcaaggcccttGCTCAAGCTTCCAATGGACTTCCCTTCCACACTTGCACCCTGGTCTCCTGCCAACAGAACTGCCTGACAGACCCCAGGGGATGCAACACACTATCTAGCCTGCAGGCCTTTGCCTAGGCTGTTCCCACAGCCTGACgtgcctgccttcctttcttctcttgatGAACTTCTACACAACCTTCAAGGCCCCATCTCCAATGTTCCTTCTTCTAGGAAGCCTTTCTCCATGCCCACCCAGCCTTATCATTCACTATAGCCCCTGACATCCATGAATGACTTGTTGTCTTCTAGTGTTCTCACAACCTCAACCTAAAATGCCCTCCCCTTGAACATTTACCAAACTCCTATGCATACTACAGAGCCCACTCCCAATTCCTCTTCCACCCAGAGAAAGCCTTCCCTGGGAATGGAGGGTGGAGCAGGCAGAGGAGCACTCACCAGATAGTTGAGGGCGTAGGCCAGCTGTTTGACCACCTGCAGCTTCCAGCTGGCTGGCACCAGGTGGCCACGTTTTCGCAGATACGTGTCTATCGCCCCCAGGTGTACAAATTCTTGCACCATGGTGCCTGGTTGGCAGCAGGGAGAGGCAGGATTGGGTGTGTTGAGCAGGTTCTGCCAACACCCTGGCTCTCAGGGTCTCTCAAACTCTCATCTCTGTTCCCTCACCTGCTACCTCTGTTCATACTGTACTcacctctcctcccacctccatctctGAATGATTTGCCTGGAATGCCTGGAAGGTGCTGAGCCCTCTCTGTATCTGtatctcacttttcttttcttttcttttctttccttccttccttccttccttccttccttccttcctttctctctctctctctctcttttttcttttcttttttttttttttttttttttttttttgagacggagtctggctctgtcgcccaggctggagtgcagtggctggatctcagctcactgcaagctccgcctcccgggttcacgccattctcctgcctcagcctcccgagtagctgggactacaggcacccgccaccgcgcccggctagttttttgtattttttagtagagacggggtttcactgtgttagccaggatggtctcgatctcctgaccttgtgatctgcccgtctcggcctcccaaagtgctgggattacaggcttgagccaccgcgcccggcctctttcttttcttttcttttctttctttctctttctttcacagagtctcactctgttgcccaggctggagtgcagtggcgtgatctcggcttactacaacctccgcctcccggattcaacctattctcctgccccagcctcccaagtagctggaactacaggcgcatgccaccacacccagctgattttgtatttttagtagagacagggtcttgccatgttgaccaggctggtcttgaactcctgatctcaggtgatccacccgcctcggcttttcaattacaggtgtgagccaccatgcccagcctttgtaTCTTACTTCTAACCCTTTGCATGTTCTGTGTCCTCTGCCTAGAACACCAATCTTCCTTTCCTAATTCACACTTGTCCTTATCTTTCCAGCTTAGAATGCATCTCTGTCTACCCACAAGCATTGCCTGACCCCCAGGCTGGCCCTGCAGGCTCTCTGATCATCCACAGTGCCCCATGCTGCCCTCCTCGCCCCTCATCACGCCCTGCCTGTCACATTCTAGCCTCTGTCCCCAGCTCTTGGCCCATCCTGGACTCCCAAACAatgaaaccaaggctcagaaaggttatgTGACCCGTGCAAAGCTGCAGAGATTAGAAAGTCAGATTTGTCCGACTTCAGATCATTCTGGGGCTGAGTATGGGTGGGAACCTGGAGCCACTTTCCAAGCATGATGATGAAGAGACATAAATAAAGGGTTACGAACACGGCCCCCATCCACGGAGGCCCAGTGTGTTGCCGGTGCTGTCATATAGAGGCTCAGAACAGAGGCGGGAAGAACAGCCTGGACTTGggtgaggcaggggtggggtgggagggtgagGGGCTCTCACTGTCTCCAGCCATGCACACGCCGTGGAGCAGCACGAGATGCCGGTACGACACTTGGCTCATCAAGCTCGCTGCTTCCAGGAATGACTGCGGAaggtgggaagggaaagaagataCATGGGTTCCTTCCACTCCAACAATCCCAAATTTTGGGCTCACAAACCTGCCTTAGGTGAACATCTGGCCACAGTTCACCTTTGGCCCTGGAGTCTGTCATTGGTGCACACAGCACTACCATGATTTTCTGATACAGGACGGAAGTTCCCACTATCatctactttttctctttttttttttttttgagatggagtctccctctgtcacccagactggagtgcagtggcgcgatcttggctcagtgcaacctccacttcccaggctcaagcgattctcctgcctcagcctcccgagtagctgggattacaggcatgcaccaccaagcttggctgattttgtatttttagtagagacggggtttctccatgttggtcaggctggtctccaactcgcGACCTCAGatggtctgcccgcctcaccctcccaaagtgctgggattataggcataagccactgtgcccggcctaaaatttgtAAAGATGAGATGTCGCtaggttgcctaggctgttcttgaactcctggcttcaaaccatcctcctgcctcagcctcccaaagtgctgggattacaggcatgagccaccacgcccaggcccctgtgtgtttttaaatttctctatatCCACGACCCCCTCTCCAGCCAGCCCTGACTCCAAAAGTCTGGTCCCCACCACTCTCACCTCCATGCAGTTCTTGTGCTTAGCATCCATCACTTTTAGCAGCACCTCTGTCTTTCGGGACTCCCCATCCACCGCCTCGTGACGACAGCCCCGGTAAATCTTGGTGAAGGACCCATGGCCCAGGTTCTCATGCTGAATGGTGAGGGGACAGCAGAAGGGGCCAGTGAGGGGGTTCCTGCAGGATCCCAGCCCAAGTGATACATAGCTgctagccccattttacagatgggaaaaccgaAGCAAGGCAAAGTTATAGCATGTGCCTGCGGCCACACATCTGAGTCTCTGGTCCATAGACTGAGGTATCGCCCCATTTCCCAGGGCCCCTTACCCACTCTAGGCTGTCAGCGGGGATCTTGTGAAATATCATCTGACTCAGCTGGCATTGGGACTGGGGCTGAACCAGGGAGGACGTGGGTGGGCTGCGACCTCTCTGGACCACGATCAAGTTGGACTTTTCTATGGGGAGAGGATGAGGGACAAAAACCAGAAATCAGCGGTGAAAAGTCCCCAAGGGTTAGCTAACTCATGCCTTAGTTTGGGGTAACTCTAGAAGCTGCCCTTGATGAAGACTTCAGGGCAcatggttttctgttgttgttgtttttgttttgttgttgctgctgttgttgagatggagtctcactctgtcacccaggctaggggagcagtggcgagatctcagctcactgcaacctctgtctcccgggttcaagcgattctcctgcctcagcctcccgagtagctgggactacaggtgtgtgccaccatgcccggctaattttttttctttattgagacagagtctcgctctgtcacccaggctggagtgcagtggtgcgatctcagctcactgcaacctctgcctcccagggtcaagtgattctcctgcctcagcctccagagtagctgggactacacgtgtgtgccaccacacccggctaatttttgtatttttagtagagatggagtttcaccatgttggccatgctggtctcaaactcctgacctcaagtgatccgtctgcctcagccccccaaagtgctgggattacagacgtgagccatcgcgcctggctggCATATGGTTTACTTGAAAGGAGATCCAGAAAGCCCTCACAGGGATTTGGGATgagagacaaggaaggaaggagcccTGCAGGGCGCTTTAATGAGCAAGTGGCACTGTGGACAACCAGAGCTCGGTTCTATTAGGGATTCTGGGAGACTCTGAAGAACTCACATCTCCGAGTTGTCCCGTCAGAGGGGTTTGTTGAAGAGTGAAATGCACCCAGagctgagagatggagagagactaggtgcaggtgccatggctcacatctAGCTGTGCCTAGATCAAGCCAGACCTAAAGGTTATATATCTCTAACTTCCTGAGCCAATAAATCACCTTTTCTTTCCTAACCCACCTTGATCTGCAGTTTCTGCCACTTGCCACCCACACAGGAGTTGTCACAGACATAGAAAGCCAGGGTCCCAGATCAGCCACTCATTTCAGGGGAGGAGGGGGCTCACCTTTGGGTCTGGGgatacagcaggaggtgagggtCACTGTGACCCCATCTACGTGCAGCCCCCCATCCCAGCAGGCTGCCAGGAGCTCTCGAAGACTGCTGTGGGATCGGCTGAGGCCAACCAGAAAGAAGCTCCCTGTGGGGCTGCGCCGAATGAGGCAACCCTTATAATCAGGACCAAGGGGGGTCTGCAAAAGAGGAGTGAACCCTGAGTGGGAGTGAGCAACACTCTCCCTCTGagtccttcttccttttttttcttggagacggagtctggctctgtcgcccaggctggagtgcaatggtgcgatctcggctcactgcaacctccgcctcctaggttcaagcgattctcctgcctcagcctcccgagtagctgggactacaggtgcgtgccaccacgcccagctaagttttgtatttttagtagagacagggtttcaccattctggccaggatggtttcaatctcttgaccttgtgatctgcccaccttggcctcccaaagtgctgaaattacaggtgtgagccactgtgcctggcttttttttttttttctcttttgagacagagtctcgctctgttgccccaggctggagtgcaatggcatgatctctgttcactgcaacctccatctcccagattcaagcgactctcctgcctcagcctcctgagtagctgggattacaggcttgtgccaacacacacagctaatttttgtatttttagtagagacggggtttcaccatgttggccaggctggtctcgaacacctgacctcaggtgatttgcctgccttggcctcccaaaatgctgggattacaggcgtgagccaccgtgcccagtctcagTCCTTCCTCCTAAAGCACCACAAACTCATTCCAGTCTCTAGACCTTTGAATATGCTGTTCTGTTCACTGAGGGTATCTTTTCCCTCCTATTCTTCAGGAACCAAATGCTGACTGATCTTTTAAATCTCAACTcaaacatcacctcctccagaaagcccTCCACTACCCACCCTAGCCATAGACTGACCTGTACACAGACAGTGAGGAGGAAGCTGTCAAAGTCCTGGGGGCTGCGGCGGAGAACATAGGAGCCAGGACGTGAGCCCCCAATCTTAAGCTTGTTTATGGCAAAGTCCAGACTGTGGGGAAAGGTgagagggaatggggaggagTCAGAGacagaagaagacagagagacctgggttcaaattcaggTACCTCTGTAGCCCTGGAATCCTTGCCGGGTGACACTCTCCCCCCATTTATAAAATCAGCCATGGACAGGGAGTAGTGGctgaagcctataatcccagcactttgggaggctgaggcaggcggatcacgaggtcaggagatcaacaccttcctggctaacacggtgaaactccgtgtctactaatgatacaaaaaattagccgggtgtgatggcaagcacctgtagtcccagctacgcggaaggctgaggcaggagaatggtgtgaacccaggaagtggag includes:
- the JAK3 gene encoding tyrosine-protein kinase JAK3 — protein: MTVAQETKGPTQEGAEWDFPLAASRLCSPFEGPGSLPARQVALMAPPSEETPLIPQRSCSLLSTEAGALHVLLPARGPGPPQRLSFSFGDHLAEDLCVQAAKASGILPVYHSLFALATEDLSYWFPPSHIFSVEDASAQVLLYRIRFYFPNWFGLDKCHRFGLRKDLASAILDLPVLEHLFAQHRSDLVSGRLAVGLSLKEQGECLSLAVLDLARMAREQAQRPGELLKTVSYKACLPPSLRDLIQGLSFVTRRRIRRTVRRALRRVAACQADRHSLMAKYIMDLERLDPAGAAETFHVSLPGVPGGQDGLGLLRVAGDGGIAWTQGEQEVLQPFCDFPEIVDISIKQAPRVGPAGEHRLVTVTRTDNQILEAEFPGLPEALSFVALVDGYFRLTTDSQHFFCKEVAPPRLLEEVAEQCHGPITLDFAINKLKIGGSRPGSYVLRRSPQDFDSFLLTVCVQTPLGPDYKGCLIRRSPTGSFFLVGLSRSHSSLRELLAACWDGGLHVDGVTVTLTSCCIPRPKEKSNLIVVQRGRSPPTSSLVQPQSQCQLSQMIFHKIPADSLEWHENLGHGSFTKIYRGCRHEAVDGESRKTEVLLKVMDAKHKNCMESFLEAASLMSQVSYRHLVLLHGVCMAGDSTMVQEFVHLGAIDTYLRKRGHLVPASWKLQVVKQLAYALNYLEDKGLPHGNVSARKVLLAREGTDGSPPFIKLSDPGVSPAVLSLEMLTDRIPWVAPECLRKAQTLSLEADKWGFGATVWEVFSGVTMPISTLDPAKKLQFYEDRQQLPAPKWTELALLIQQCMAYEPVQRPSFRAVIRDLNSLISSDYELLSDPTPGALAPRDGLWNGAQLYACQDPTIFEERHLKYISQLGKGNFGSVELCRYDPLGDNTGALVAVKQLQHSGPDQQRDFQREIQILKALHSDFIVKYRGVSYGPGRQSLRLVMEYLPSGCLRDFLQRHRARLDASRLLLYSSQICKGMEYLGSRRCVHRDLAARNILVESEAHVKIADFGLAKLLPLDKDYYVVREPGQSPIFWYAPESLSDNIFSRQSDVWSFGVVLYELFTYCDKSCSPSAEFLRMMGCERDVPALCRLLELLEEGQRLPAPPACPAEVHELMKLCWAPSPQDRPSFSTLGPQLDMLWSGSRGCETHAFTAHPEGKPHSLSFL